In Phaseolus vulgaris cultivar G19833 chromosome 10, P. vulgaris v2.0, whole genome shotgun sequence, a single genomic region encodes these proteins:
- the LOC137818534 gene encoding protein TIC 20, chloroplastic-like, with amino-acid sequence MIQNGCIVSQGCAPVNSRSRNHVLPTCSIIRCASRMSANVAASKIRSFSRHNLECKSSFPRGMTFSNVFAAPSLRLSEGQNLLFRSFPALPQLRKSNMVPRASSKDVPTSFRYPPMTKKPQWWWRSLACLPYLMPLHETWMYAETAYNLHPFLECFEFYTYPFLMAIGSLPSWFLMAYFFVAYLGIVRRKEWPHFFRFHVVMGMLLEIALQVIGTVSRWMPLSLYWGKFGMHFWTAVSFGYLFTVLESIRCALVGMYADIPFICDAAYIQIPYD; translated from the exons ATGATACAAAATGGTTGCATTGTATCCCAAGGGTGTGCCCCTGTGAATTCCAGGTCACGCAACCATGTCCTACCAACTTGTTCTATCATTCGTTGTGCTTCTCGAATGTCTGCTAATGTTGCCGCCTCCAAAATCCGGAGCTTTTCGCGACATAATTTAGAATGTAAATCCTCGTTTCCAAGAG GAATGACATTTTCAAATGTGTTTGCTGCACCAAGCCTACGTTTGAGTGAGGGTCAAAATCTTCTCTTTCGCTCTTTCCCTGCATTACCCCAGTTGCGCAAGTCTAACATGGTTCCTAGAGCATCATCAAAGGATGTCCCAACTAGCTTCCGTTACCCTCCAATGACGAAAAAACCGCAATGGTGGTGGAGATCATTAGCATGCCTACCTTACCTCATGCCTCTCCATGAGACATGGATGTATGCTGAGACAGCATATAATCTTCACCCATTTTTGGAATGCTTTGAATTCTACACGTACCCTTTTCTTATGGCAATTGGGAGCCTGCCTAGCTGGTTTCTCATGGCATACTTTTTTGTTGCGTATCTTGGAATTGTGAGGAGAAAAGAATGGCCTCATTTCTTCAGATTTCATGTTGTGATGGGAATGTTGTTGGAGATTGCCCTGCAGGTTATAGGAACTGTGAGCCGCTGGATGCCGCTATCACTCTACTGGGGTAAATTTGGAATGCATTTCTGGACTGCAGTATCATTTGGTTATCTCTTTACTGTTTTGGAGAGCATAAGGTGTGCTCTTGTTGGTATGTATGCTGACATTCCTTTCATCTGTGACGCAGCATATATCCAAATTCCATATGATTAA
- the LOC137818326 gene encoding coatomer subunit beta'-2-like, which translates to MPLRLEIKRKLAQRSERVKSVDLHPTEPWILASLYSGTVCIWNYQSQTMAKSFEVTELPVRSAKFIARRQWVVAGADDMFIRVYNYNTMDKLKVFEAHTDYIRCVAVHPTLPYVLSSSDDMLIKLWDWEKGWVCTQIFEGHSHYVMQVTFNPKDTNTFASASLDRTIKIWNLGSPDPNFTLDAHQKGVNCVDYFTGGDKPYLITGSDDHTAKVWDYQTKSCVQTLEGHTHNVSAVCFHPELPIIITGSEDGTVRIWHSTTYRLENTLNYGLERVWAVGYLRGSRRVVIGYDEGTIMVKLGREEPVASMDNSGKIIWAKHNEIQTVNIRSVGADVEIADGERLPLAVKELGTCDLYPQSLRHNPNGRFVVVCGDGEYIIYTALAWRNRSFGSALEFAWSSDGEYAVRESTSKVKIFSKNFQERKSIRPTFSAERIFGGTVLAMCSNDFICFYDWAECRLIRRIDVNVKNLYWADSGDLVTIASDTSFYILKYNRDVVASYLDSGSPADEQGVEDAFELLHETNERVRTGIWVGDCFIYNNSSWRLNYCVGGEVTTMFHLDRPMYLLGYLASQSRVYLIDKEFNVIGYTLLLSLIEYKTLVMRGDFERANEILPSIPKDHHNSVARFLESRGMIEDALEVATDPDYRFDLAIQLGRLEVAKGIATEVQSESKWKQLGELAMSTGKLEMAEECLKYAMDLSGLLLLYSSLGDAEGISQLATLAKEQGKNNVAFLCLFTLGKLEDSLQLLVESNRIPEAALMARSYLPSKVPEIVAIWRKDLSKVNSKAAESLADPEEYPNLFEDWQVALAVESKAAETRGVYPPASEYVNQADKSHITLVEAFRNMQVEEGDQPLENGDSIHELTELNGEEHYPDEHEEQNGEEGSQEEAVVVDADSTDGAILINGNEADEE; encoded by the exons ATG CCTCTCCGACTCGAAATTAAG CGAAAGCTTGCGCAAAGATCAGAGAGAGTGAAGTCTGTGGATCTACATCCTACAGAACCATG GATTCTAGCAAGTTTATACTCTGGAACTGTCTGTATCTGGAACTACCAATCTCAG acCATGGCCAAGTCTTTTGAGGTTACTGAGTTACCAG TTAGGTCAGCCAAGTTTATTGCACGAAGGCAGTGGGTTGTGGCAGGGGCAGATGATATGTTTATTCGTGTATATAATTACAACACAATGgataaattaaaagtatttgAGGCACATACAGATTACATTAGGTGTGTGGCTGTTCATCCTACCCTTCCTTATGTGTTGTCATCATCTGATGATATGCTCATCAAGCTTTGGGATTGGGAAAAGGGCTGGGTCTGTACCCAGATATTTGAGGGACATTCTCATTATGTCATGCAAGTGACATTTAACCCTAAAGACACAAACACCTTTGCTAGTGCATCTCTTGATCGCACCATAAAG ATTTGGAATCTTGGCTCCCCTGACCCCAATTTTACATTAGATGCCCATCAAAAAGGAGTGAATTGTGTTGATTACTTTACTGGTGGTGACAAACCTTATCTGATTACTGGTTCTGATGATCACACTGCCAAg GTATGGGATTATCAAACCAAAAGTTGTGTCCAGACTCTAGAAGGTCACACACACAATGTATCTGCTGTATGCTTTCATCCTGAACTACCTATAATCATTACTGGATCTGAGGATGGCACAGTGCGCATTTGGCATTCAACAACTTATAG GCTCGAGAACACAttgaactatggccttgaacgAGTTTGGGCTGTTGGATACCTGAGGGGTTCACGTCG GGTTGTGATAGGCTATGATGAAGGTACTATTATGGTCAAACTTGGTCGAGAAGAACCTGTAGCCAGCATGGATAACAGTGGAAAAATAATTTGGGCTAAGCATAATGAAATTCAAACTGTCAATATAAGGAGTGTAGGAGCAGATGTGGAG ATTGCTGATGGAGAAAGGTTACCGTTGGCTGTTAAGGAGTTGGGCACCTGTGATCTCTATCCACAA AGTCTAAGGCACAATCCAAATGGGAGGTTTGTTGTTGTTTGTGGAGATGGGGAATACATTATATACACTGCTTTGGCATGGAGAAATAGATCGTTTGGTTCTGCCCTGGAGTTTGCTTGGTCTTCAGATGGGGAGTATGCTGTAAGAGAAAGTACATCGAAGGTCAAAATTTTCAGCAAAAATTTCCAG GAAAGGAAGAGTATCCGACCAACTTTTTCAGCCGAACGAATATTCGGTGGCACTGTATTGGCAATGTGCTCAAATGATTTCATCTGCTTTTATGATTGGGCTGAATGCAGGTTGATTCGCCGTATTGATGTTAATGTTAAA AACCTCTACTGGGCTGACAGTGGTGATCTTGTGACAATTGCTAGTGATACATCATTCTACATCCTGAAGTACAAT CGTGATGTTGTTGCATCATATTTAGATAGTGGAAGCCCTGCAGATGAGCAAGGTGTTGAAGATGCCTTTGAGCTCCTGCATGAAACGAATGAACGCGTCAGGACAGGGATCTGGGTTGGGGATTGCTTTATCTACAACAATTCTTCTTGGAGGCTTAACTATTGTGTTGGTGGTGAG GTAACTACAATGTTTCATTTGGACCGTCCTATGTACTTGTTGGGATATCTTGCCAGCCAAAGTAGGGTCTATTTGATAGACAAGGAGTTCAA TGTTATAGGATACACACTACTTTTAAGTTTGATTGAGTACAAGACACTTGTCATGCGTGGTGACTTTGAAAGAGCCAATGAAATTCTACCATCAATTCCAAAAGATCATCATAACAG TGTGGCTCGTTTCCTGGAATCACGAGGGATGATTGAGGATGCTCTTGAAGTAGCCACTGACCCTGACTACAGGTTTGATCTAGCCATTCAGCTTGGAAGATTAGAGGTTGCTAAG GGTATTGCCACTGAAGTGCAGAGTGAGTCTAAATGGAAGCAATTGGGAGAATTAGCTATGTCTACTGGAAAG TTAGAAATGGCTGAAGAGTGTTTAAAATATGCAATGGATTTGAGTGGGTTATTGCTGCTATATTCTTCTTTAGGGGATGCTGAAGGAATATCACAACTTGCAACTCTTGCTAAAGAGCAAGGGAAAAATAATGTTGCATTCCTTTGCTTATTCACGTTGGGTAAACTTGAGGACAGCCTTCAATTGTTGGTGGAAAG CAATCGGATTCCAGAGGCTGCTTTAATGGCTCGATCCTATCTCCCAAGCAAGGTCCCAGAGATAGTGGCAATTTGGAGAAAAGATCTCAGTAAG GTTAATTCAAAAGCCGCCGAATCATTGGCTGATCCTGAGGAGTATCCTAATTTGTTTGAGGATTGGCAAGTTGCACTTgctgttgaatctaaagctgcAGAAACAAG AGGCGTGTACCCTCCTGCATCAGAGTATGTGAACCAGGCTGATAAATCACATATCACCCTTGTTGAAGCTTTCAGAAACATGCAGGTAGAAGAAGGGGATCAGCCTCTTGAGAATGGGGACTCTATCCACGag TTGACTGAACTCAATGGGGAAGAGCACTATCCAGATGAACACGAGGAACAAAATGGAGAGGAAGGAAGCCAAGAGGAGGCAGTTGTAGTGGATGCCGATTCTACTGATGGTGCAATCCTCATCAACGGTAATGAGGCGGACGAAGAGTAA